CTTtcaatgtcctcgtcggcaaaggCCACGTCGGGGGGCTCCGTGGCCGCATCGTCAGGATCACCCtttgcagcggcagctgcatTGGTCTTTTGCCAGGCGCTGACGCGGTcgcgcacgccgccggggggCTGCAGCTTGCGAACAGAGCTCTGTCTCATCTCCtggcgcagctcggccttgacggcctcgacgctctggcggcggcggcgttcggcggcctggcgcgagggcgagggccgacCCTTGAGGAAGTCTGCGAGCAGGGTGGGCTCGGGCTTCTTGGAGTTGGATCGCGGGCGAGACGCCGCggcaaggccggcggcacccgcggcggcaggagcgGACCTGGGCGTCGTGCCCGGGCTGGGCGACCGCTTTTGCttgggcgtcgtgggcgcgtggccgtcgggttgggcgccgcccgcgggctgGGTCGacgcatcatcgtcgtcggggggGTTGTTGGATATAGGCATCGTACCTCAGTCTCCAGACCGGGTCAGCAACGTACACATGGCACAGGGGGGAACGGGCAAAACAAGGCGCGGGCAGAGGCAAGAACAGGAGTCAGAAGCAGCATGAGCCGGGACGGGCGCGGACGCTCGTTGGGCGACTACGGCATCCATAGCCTTGGTATGCTTTGCCTCGCTGTCATGACACGACACAGATTCCGTACACAACGTACCATATGCGAGCCGCATGCTGCGGCacccgtcggcgaggcgaaCGGTGCTACCAGGCGAGCATGGCCGCTCCGTCCGCCGAGGATgaatgggggagggggaggggcgcgtTGGCGTGGCTCGTCTGGACACGGCGAGGCACCCGAGTGTCAAGTGAGAGCGGTGTTGGCgctggatggtggtgctcgtgcttgtggtcgtggtcgtggtcgtaGTTGTGGTGGCActgccaacaacaacaaaggcggcggcccgtcggcggcgtcggcggcggcggcggggcgcgcAAGAGCCaccgagagagagagagagagagagagctcAATCAATCAATGTTGGACGAGACGGAAGCAGGCTGTCTATGCGCGACAGGCAAAGGCACAAACGGGCGGTGGCAgacgcggcgagcgagcagcgaCGAAAGTGCGAAACGATCAGCATGCacaacatcaccaccacgtatgtacgtgcgtgcgaagtatgtatgtacgaaaGGTGCAGattggcggcgatgacggccaggagcttcgacgacgacaacgacgacgacgacagagatggagacgggatggatggatgccgcAGTAACCAATCGGGCCCCCTGCTAGCGTGGGAGCTCCCCCCAGCGCCGGAGAGTGTAAACAACACGAGCCACACAGTGGAGCACGGGCAGCACCGCCCGTCACAGCGCAGACAGCTGGAGCCCTGGAGCCCTGGAGAGCCACCTCAGGTGCGTGCCCTGCTGGAGCTCACGCCAGGGAGAGATGGAGCCCACCTGCAGGGAGTGTAGTTGCCAGGGCCCCCGGCTCTTGGTGATGGGTCCTGGCATTAATCCCTGCCTAGCTAGGTGCCCGCCCACCAAACGCTAATAAACAACCTACCACAGCAGTGAGAGCTGCCCGGAGACTTCCAGGTTGCCAGCGGCGGGGTGCCTCAGTGGCACGACCGGACCAAGGAAGCTCGGCAGCGGGCCCACCTGGGATCGTGGAAAAGCTTCCTGCGCTAGGACCTGGCGCGCGCAGGACCCTATCAGCAGCCACGGAATGGGCCAGCTGCAGCGTCCGTGGTCGGGAGCTCCGTGGGTCGTCATGCACGCAATCAAAGCGGCCCAGCgattgacgccgccgacgctgaTGATGAAGATTGGTGATGGATGAAGTGCACAGcggatggagatggagatATGCCGTCTGCCGGGCGAGGGAGCCTGCCAGCTCCGGCAGCTGTTGTCGAGTCCAAAAAGTGTCGGAAATGCGCCGTGCTGtgatgcgctgcgccgcgttGCTATAGGTACTACCTGATGCGCTGAGGATCCGTTGGATGTTACAGTATCCAAGACCCCATCtcggtccccccccccccccctgcaaGCCCAACTGCCAATGCTGCAGCAAGCAAGGACGgaaccgacgacgagcgatgGATACCTTGCGCCAAAAGTATGTCGTGCAGCACCAGCGAGCAGCAACCCGGGTCATAATGCCCGCTCAGACACATGACGACACGCCTGCCTTCAAGGATGCTGCTTTCATGACTCTCGCTGCCATTGTATTGTTGTGATGGTCCTCATCGACCTCGCGCGCCCTCAACATGGAATAACCCTCTCTCCCACCAGCTCATTCATCATCCCTCTCCGCCCACGCACAACAcgcctacctacctaccacAGCAGGCTCAGCTTTGTGTCTTCTCCTCATCTCCAACGTCGACGCATGTCTCTCCCAAAGCGGGCTCCCACgactgccccccccccccccccctccccccctcaaggacgacggGACGTTGCTGCTTCATCTCTCCTCCGGTGTCATTGTCTGCGGGCCGTCCTCGGCTCGTCTTGTCTTGTCTcatccgccgccatgccctcggcggcagcgacacgaCTCAAATACAAACAGCAGCAGTGCTACCCATATGAAACAGACGAGACACAATCACAAGcttgcgccgccctccccaAGGAGTACGTAGATGGCAGAGTGGCCCATTACTGGTGCATTGCATTTGCACGTTGTCCAATTCtctcgccgcccatgtcTCGGATGCGGCGCCCGCATTCGCCGCGCCTCGAGGTCACAGGATCCATGGCTTCACACCCACACGctgcacgcgcacgcgcacgtataatacacacacacacactctctctctctctctctctctctcgctctttTACCGTCTCAtacgtacacacacacacacacacacacatgtaTATTTGTACGGAGCTATGGGCGGAACCAACACGCTTTCCTCCTTCCCACACACACAgctcctggcggcgctcctGGCGGCAGCCCCCGGAGCGGCCGAACCTACGCGCAtgagcgggcgggctgtgCGAGCAACGGTGCTTCCCCCCTCTGCCCGTTATCATACATCCGGGCTGATCAGGCTTGCGCGGGGGAGTGAGCTcatatgtgtgtgtgtgtgtatggTGTCCACAGCTTCTTCGTATACCAGCCATCCACACACGGATCCACTCCGTATTGACTACTACCAGTAATGGTTCGTCCATCACACAGACACGTGCTGCTCCGGGTTTCTATGAAGCACTTTCCTAGCTCTCGTCCCTTCTCGGTCGGCGCGACGAACTCCTGCCGCCagggaggctgctgctgctgctgctgctgcggctgggaTGTGCACTACGCGCGCTGACGTGAGGCGACATGAGGCTGAGGTCCGCCTCGGTCTCTTTGCTCCATCGTTCCTCTTTGCTGCCCTCTTTCTTACCGAGGTTGCTCGCCCAACTCCACACGACACTCTATAGGCCATAGTGGCGAGgtcctcgttgtcgtcgtcatcgtcgacgatgagggcaGGGAGCGCGACTATGGAGACCATAGGTGGACTACGAAACTGCAAGACAGCaacagagagagggggagatgGCCATCCATCGTGTCTTTCTTGCTCATGTCGTTCCCGTTCTTGAATCATCATCAATCCGACAAGTCACCTCGAGGAAGCCTCGTGCCTTGATTCCTCTTTCAATCCGTACTATTGAAAATTACTTGGTATCTATCTAGCACTGCCCGGCACCGGGTGCGCATGCCCTTCTGGTGAGCCTTTGCTATTAGAGTTTCTGGCCCGCGCggccctccatccctcccgtccgcccgcccgtccatccatccatccatcaacgCGCCGCAACGCAGAAGCCACCGTTTGTTCGCCTCGGTGCGTCCAGCTGATTTCCCCTCTCTCCCAAACGAGTCGTCATTACTTTATAGTTAGTTtagctacctacctagaGAGTTTCCCCCCAAAGCCATTCCAAACAATCTTCCCCCCACTTTCAAAGTCCCGCCACACCAAACCGCACTacacccacccaccatccACCCAACAAGCACTCACACTCACCACCCCACacacccactcactcactcactcactcacacgcACACATACACCAAGCCGGCGACTTAGTAGCCTTCGCATGAACCCCGAGGCTCagccttcctcgccgcgccagccttggccgccggggggggtCTGCTGCCTCCTGCAGGCTGCTACATCCGGACACATttcgacgacgcggcggcgccatgcaTGTACCGTCTGCACCGGGGGTTTTTAGACGTGCCGCGTTCAGCGCTGCCGGGAAACGGTCGTGGAGTGTCAGACTTACCCTGCAACCACTCACTTACACGGAAATATGGGCGTCAAGTCTCGACATGCAGAGAAGCCATGATGAGCGTTTTGCAGCAACCCTCATCAGGCCATTATGAACATGCCATCTATCATTCAGTCATGTTTGTCTCATAAATAGCGATTCGGCTCCAGTGACTAGCTAGTCCAAGGGGCAAGAGCCGTGTGTGTTCAGGCGTAGATGCACAACACGATTGACAAAGTGAcatcagcagcaggagaAATGGTTCACCAAACACTCAACACAACGCAAGTAACGCAGAGTTTGTCAATTTTAAAGAGCACAAAGCCTTTCCATGCACAGCATAGCACCAGCAAAAGAAACCACCTGCCTACCACGTCCTCCCCCCAGCTCCAGTCCAGCCGGTCCATCCGTCGTGTTTGCCGCCATTACCTGTGGAAAGTCCAGCCACAGCCATGCAAGCAAGGATACAGTGCAAAGTAACAAATACAagagggaggggaagagaACAGAAGAACAAAACACATGGGCATCGGACAGTGATAGAGAGCCAGAGAGATAGAATGATGATGTGAAAACAATGAAAACAAACAAGGAAATCCTCCAACGCCACCCAATGCTATATGCGCGAGCTGCTAGTAAGATAGGTTGCGACAATATTATCCACCCAACACCAGTGAGCATGCAGAGCGCAAAGTAGCAGTGATCCAACCCATGATGCAGTGAAGCGGAATACAAGAATAGAAGAGTCAAGAcagaaaagaagaagagagaaggAAAGAAGCGCAGAATGCTTAGAGCCAGGACTATTCTGCGTCTGGCAGCACGAATCGCACCCTCTTCTTAGGCTTCGCAGCCGTCTTCTTTACCGCATCatcgcccccgcccccctcgcttctcgccatctcctcctccgtctcctcctcgatggACCACACGTCCGGGCTCGGCTCCCTCCACAGacgcccccccggccgcgccctggccgacgcgctgcgctgctgcccgaACCGCGGGCGCGCCACGTGCGACCGACCccgcagaggcggcggcgacgatgacggggacgcatacagagacagagacggagacgggagcgcgggcgacgggtACGACCACGCAGGGGACAGCAGCCCCCGCCCGGGtcgggtgctgctgctgagcggcGGGCGAAACAGGCCGCTGCGCGGAGGGGACGAGGGCCCGCCGGTGTGGGAGAGGACGGGGGGGCTCTGCgagcgcagccgcagcccaTCGATGCCAATGttgcgcagggcggcgaggcgcgacGGCCCACCGGGCGAGAAGAAGTGTATGtagtcctcgtcctcgtcgtcctcgtccgtcgtcagccCGTCCGAGTCCAGATCTGGGGACCCGGTGCGTCGGGGCTTGAACAGctggttgctgctgctgctgttgttgctgcggAGCCCGCTGAGGCTCGAGGGGCTGACGCTGCGTACGGGCTCGCGCGGGTGTGCTGCATCCTCAATACCGGCGTCAAagtcgaggtcctcgtcggccgtcatgTGTACGTCcatgtcatcgtcgtcttcggtgATGCctgggggaggcggcgtgaGGAAGTATGTGAGTGGGTTATCGTCaatgtcctcgagcagcggaCGAggctcatcgtcgtcgcgccgcgggccggAGGAGGCTCTCTTCttggagctggacgaggagccgAGGCGCACCAGggtcggcggccacgagtCCCGGTGAGGCCAGACCTCGGGCTGGGTAGGCATATCGAAGATTTGCCAGCCTGTGGGTGTATGTGTGCGTGTCTGAAATCTCAAGGAAACGGTTTCGTAGTGCTCCCCGTAGCATACAAGGGGAAATGAGAACAGGAATATATACCCCGAGGCAGCGTGAGCGGCTCACACGGGGACAAGAGAGAGAAATAAACGGTATATAAGAGCGATGGACAAGGAAatcctcgccggccaggccggcaCGTATGACTGTCTCAGCGATGGACCTGCTCCAGCCTGAGGAAGCCACTTGTCAGAGTCGACATGGAAGCCTGGAGGGAAGACAAGACAGGGGGGGACCGGGGGGAGCGAGGCTGGCCGGGAGAGGTGGCTTGCCGGCGCCTTATATAACTGATTGCCTGCCTAGGACCATACCGACATGTGCATCTCATgtggccgccctcccccgggGAGACAGAGTCACCGAACGTGAGTCCTGCGCCCTGTCCGGGGGGCAAAGGCGCGGGCAAGTAAACACCCCAGAcaccgaggacgccgccgccgcgccatcgAACGCGCAAGACGACGAAGGGGAAGTGTGCATGTCGCCTTTCCCCCGGTCACATCGGGCTCGGAAAAGAAGGGTGGCCTTGTGCCAAATACGGCCGCGGTGGTcatccccatcatcatcatccgaATGGAGCCAGAGGCGTTCACGTGCAGGAGGGCCTATCAGGCGCAGAGAagtcgaggtgctcgcggGGTATCCGCCGCTAGCGTCGACGCCATGCGCGATCAATGGCAACACCCGTGGGCCGGCGACGCAGTCATTTGGCCTTGAGACGAGGGGCGTGAGAGGCAGGCCGGACGCAGCCTGCCCTTGATCTGCGAGGCTGAgggacggaggcggaggctgtGATTGGTGTGCCGCTGGttcgtgatggtggtgatggtgatgctCCCGgtgggtgatggtggtggtgatggtggatACAAAACGAAACAATGAGGGTGCTAAACAAAggccggcgcagcggcgtggcggccgcatAAGCTGAATCCATGGCACCCGTAGTGGGACTCAACAGGCTGGGCTGCCGTCAGTTGGACCCCTCCAGGGCATCAAATGCTCGGTGCGGAGGACccctcgccgtggcgggggAGTCCGCAGCGGGAGCCAAGTGGGTGTccaggcccctcccccccgctgGCCACCGGGTTGGGACGGACGTTCCAGTGCCACCACACGCGGCCCACGGGGGAAGCTCCAGCTGCCTTGCGGCCCCTGCGCTGCCATAGCCTGCGTATTCCAGGTTGCCATCGATGATCGCACCATCCAGTTGGTATGCCCGTGGAATGGGGCAACtcgagcggcagcagctcatCCCAACTCATGGAGGCCACTACATTAGTATGTAgtagcaccaccaccaccaccactactgCTACGGCTACTTGGGGCGCTTgggtacgtaggtaggtGAGTTCGTACCTGCCCGACGACCTCCACGGAACCCTAGGCGCCGCCTCACGCCTCCATTCCCTCCAGCGTGATCATCGGCCCGGCCATCAACAACTCCACGTCCCGGGCACATCATCGCCTCAACTCGTAAGCTAAGACAGCATCTATGAGCTACTAGGTATAGCTAGTAAGTTTATAGTAGTACTACCAACTACCAccaccctcccctccctcccgaggccaccaccgtcgtACTTTGCATCCAtacggccatggccatctgACTTACCCATGCATCACGGACCGCAAATTCGacgcgcctgccgcccccgcgcggTGGGGAACAAACCCATGGTCGGCTACCTAGGCAGGTcatgccgtgccgtgctCTAGTACGCACCCTGCTGCGACTGAGAAGTAAAAATCCCCATCCTGCTGCATGATCTGCATTTCGCTATCGAACCTTTTCCCGCCGCATCGGATCTTCTCTGCCGGAACGGAAGGAACCCCTTCGTCCGCCCATGCACGGTGCCTTGCATTGTTTGTCGctcggccagccgcccgccgccgagcacccCCCCAAAACAAACCAaacccagcccagcagtCAAGTGGGCGGCGTCACACGCACTGGGTGAGGCCATCTTTATGTGCTATCCAtatccccccccttttccccctccctcccaaaGCAGGCAACGCGCAAATTGTCCTTGGCCGTTTTGCCACCTCCCATGAGAACGCTGCTTggctctgccctgccctgcttcCCTGATtcccccggcggcgcgggaggcttCCATCCGCAACAGCCCGCGCCAAGCGGTGTAGCCGCTCACTGGTcgtgtgtgcgcgtgtggGTGGTGTCGAGCACGGCCCGTCAGCTGCCCGGGCCAAGCCGCATAGCCAAAccttgtacgaagtaggtggTAGTAGAAGTACCAATCCCGCAGCAAAAGACgtcaccgcctcgcccggcaGGGATGCAGATACGGGCAAGGGAAGATAAAGAGGCCATGTGTGAGTGGCTTGCTGATGAGGACATGCCTGGCGACGGGGCTGCCGCAGCTGAATGGACTATCGAACAGCGGGCCGTATATGGCGAGCGAGCCTTGACGCACCTCGACGGCTGCGCAGCCTCGTGCTGGAAGGCTGACGAATGAAGCAAGCCGTCCGTTTGGCAGGAGCAGCCTCGCACAGCGACAtggccctcctccctgccCGATATATTGAGTTTTGGCAGTGCTGAGCTCCTCGTCAAAAGCATGGATGGCCCTCATCCTGGCtgtgccgccgtcgcctgcaaACCGCATCAAGTCATaatgtacttcgtatacgTGTCCAGCCGGAGGCTAACAATCACGGCAGATGCGCTTTTGTCTGGTGCCTTCTGGCGAAGCGAAGCTCGTCCAGCCCATCGTCGCGTGCGGTCTTCACCCACCGAAATGGGCCCCCttgtcgtgctgctgcgacgctCCATGTTCCGCAGGTGAGTACAGCTCGACGTCACCAAGAGCCGCCCGTGCCGTACCATCAACAGTACGTTATTAGTAGTCTGAAGCCCCCCACCCCGGGGTCCCGGCGCGTGTggcccaacgacgacgggcctGTCTCGGACCGGCGCTCATGGTGTCTGGCCGGTGCTACCCAGCGCGACGAAGCTAGTTGGTTGTTGGGCGAGATGACGCCGGGGCATGGGACCGCACCGCATCTCTCGGCGTGCGTGCATCCAATCCCCCGCCCGTCgcagacggccgccgtcgaggccaagactTTCGTTGTCGTCTGATGCTGCCTCGACTGAGTTACTGCTTGCCAACGTCTATCTACTGCACTCGGCTCCACTACGAGGGGCCGACTCCGACAAAGGCAGGCGTCAGTAATAGGTGGTAGTATTTGTGTGCCAAGCGGCCCAAGCCAAGCATCACTCGAGACGGCTACTACCCACGTTTCGAGTTAGCTGCTCCATTGCCTCAACTACCGCCTACCGCTGGCTGCCGTGCGGGAATAACTCGTGCGTAGTTGGCATGTAGTTCAAAATGGGGTACAGACATCAAAATGTCCTCACGACATTGTCAGGCGCCGTGGGAGGCCGCTCCGGCCGGTGAACCGTGCtgcgtatactgtacgtgcTTGCGGCGCCGGGCCTCGGATCCGGATCCAGCAGTCGTCGGTACAGCTGCATCTCAAGCATCAAACCTAGTCACTccactggccgccgccgccgtccacacGATGactggagccgccgccgccgcgagaaCCTCTGTGGAGCGGCACGCGGGAGGAAACGGATCGGGtcaggaggcggcgcccgcccgctgggcagcgacgccatgAAGCCATTTCCCACACAGCCCAGAAAGTTAGAACCATCCGTGTCCACTGTCAAACAAAACTGGACACGACGGGGTCGACACGAGCCGAGCAAGATTAAAATGgacagcggcgggcgacgcgacgaTCCCCGTCTCCATCAGAATCCtcccctttttttcttcgcTTCGGGAGAACGTTAACATCCAACCCACCTTTTGGCAAGGTGTGAGGCCATGCTGCCTGCGCTGCCTGCGGTAGCCGATGGTGGGAGCCGCTGCCTCCAGCCCGTCTTTCAGCAGTCCCGGTTGGgctgctccagctgctgctgagccgcctgtgtgccgccgccgccgcccaccaccaggGCTCGCACCCGCCGGCCCATGTCGCCGCGCACTGCCTttgccgcgcgccggcgtcaagcACGCTCCTCTCTCGAgttccgcctcctcctcctctccgcATTCCTCTTCTGCCTCGTTCTCTCctggtgcagcagcacctaCAGCCAACGTTCAAGCATCCCTcgcgacccgccgccgcatacACGCATCCGTACGCACCCTCTCCCGCAAGCCGCCGACCGAATGAGagtccagctcgccgacagGTCCGCCGACCAGGAGGTCCTTGTGTCGCCCGACAGCCCGACCATggccctgcgcctcgtcaCCTTCAACATTCGCTACGCCACCAAGCCTGGCGAGCGCGCAGGTGGCGAGCGGCCCTGGAGCGTCCGCTGCCCTCGCCTGGGCGCCCAGCTGCGCTTCATCACTGCCGGCCACGAGAGCCCATTCATCTGCCTCCAGGAGGCCCTGCACCACCAAATCGGCGACGTCCAGGATCAGCTCGGCCCCCAGTGGGCGCACatcggccgtggccgcggcgagggcgagaccGATGGCGAATTCTCCCCCGTCTTCTACCGCGCCGACGTCTGGAAGTGCCTCCGCAACGAGACGCGCTGGCTCAGCCCTACGCCCGAGAAGCCCTCCCGTGGCTGGGATGCCGCCCTGAACCGCATCGTCACCATGGGCGAGTTTGCCCACCGCGAAACCGGCACAcgcgccatcgtcatgaGCACCCACTTCGACCACATGGGCGTCAAGGCACGTACAAACAGCGCAAAGCTGCTCATCAAGTTCGCCAGGGAGTgggccgaagccgcccacagcccgccgtccgttgtccttgttggcggcgactTCAATTCGTCGCCCCACGAGGAGGCTTACCAGGTCATGACGGCGCGAGGATCCGGGAtgctcgacgtggccgaTCTTGTGCCCGAGGAGCGCCGGTACGGGAATCATCTCACCTACACAAGCTTCGGCGAGCCCAGCGAAACGCCCAGCCGTATCGACTTTCTCTTTATCCAGGATCCGCATACTGCCCGGGTCGACACGTTTGGCGTCTTATCCAATAGCTTCGACGACCAGATTCGCGTCTCGGATCACcgcgccgttgtcgccgaCTTCACCATCAAGGCTTATTAGctcccgtcgcgccgcccggcgtGGGTCCCGGCTGTGTCTTCGGCTGCCGAGTCGGACATCTCCCGGCCGTGTTCAGCCGTGGGAGCTTCGGGTGCTCCGAGCTGGGACGGCCTGGCCCTTGTATCTGTTCGGCCCAGGCTTTGTGGCCGACAGCATGAGGCGACCCTGTCATGGCTGAGCCGTGCAACGGCCTTGACCCAGATCCGATCtacgccgagctggaggcaTGTTCGATCTCAGCTGGACGCCACGGCAAGCAGGCGCTGCGTGCAAGTTCGCCCGACTGCGCTCGTGATTAATGCCGCAGACAACTGGTTCACGTCCTACCGGCATTATCCATGTAGGAACCCAACATTATTATCGCCCACGATAACCACGGATCGTGTGGCCATCGTTGCTCGCCTCCCCGCATCCGTGTGAGCCTCCCCGTCATTGGCAGGCCGGCTAGCGCGTTGCGTCTGCCAGCCGCGCCGAGTGCGCAATCGCCCCAGAGAGGGGTTGTTGCAAAAAGGCGGTGTGGGCACCCCAATCGCCATGGGGAGATGGGAGACGATGTGAAGCTGTTTGTACTTGCTTTGACTCGATTGTCACTTGGTTATCATCACTGCCATGGATAGGCTCCTTCCGTGGGAGCACGGAGATGCTCGTCGCGACAACGGCGGGTGGTCCTGAGATGTGAGACAGGGTGCGAGCGCCAACGAACTGTTGGACTTTTGGCTGCGGGATGCTACCTCGCCTGCTGCGTTGCTACAGATCACCTGGTCATCCGTTGCCAGCAACGTATCCGCGTCGCTTACATCCGACgtcttgccttgcctggctGATCGTCGCGACCCCTCTTTGGCTGCTGGTTCGTTGCAAGGTTCGGCCCCGATCTCATGCTGTCATTGCttgcatcgacgacgagactGCCTTGTGGCTCGACGTGGACTGCATATGGTCTGGATGGACGCTATAGGATATGCATCTGTCCTGATGGACGGATAAGAGACCATCTGAATAGACGTGCTTGGATGACAACAACGCTCTGCGCAGAGCTAAAGCAGCGTCTGCTGCAAGCCACACGCTGCCATTCCACTCGTACCAGTCGCCCCGTGGCTTGGCCAACACATGTCCAGGCCTGCAGCGAGATGATGCTATCCAGAAGTTTTCAACGGCTCCCGCGACTGCGTAACTCGTGTCTCCTGCTCCATACCCACCCCCATACGGCGGTAGTAGGTAGTAAGAGGTAGGAGCGCATGCGTCAAGTCGGGGGCGACATTGCAGGCCGTTGCACAGTCTCTCTCCAATCAGTCGACGGAGACAGACCGAATTTGACAGTCgcacgacgagcggcgagagATCTGTGTCGCAGCGGCGCGGTATGGGCGGCGTGACtggggatggtggtggtggtggtagtagtagtgaTGATGCGCCATGTCGTGGTAGTGGTGAGTGCACGGCGGTGGCTATCGAGATGTCCTCACCAAAGGGCCGGAGCAACAGATTTACAGGCGCCCCATTGTCCTGGTCAGATCGTGTGCGGGAAGGATCcttgctggccgtcgctggTGGAGGGCTGGCCCCACGGTACGATTGGACGTGAGGTCGGGGACGTTGAGACACTTCATGCGGCCCtcatggcgatgatgccatgCAAGGGATGACATGACGGGTACGGGTACGAGCTCAAGTGGCTCAAGGAGCAGAGGCCGTTTCGAGGAGATCTGACGACCAACGCAGATTCTCGTCCTCACCTATTGACTtggggccgtcgtcgtcctggtgACAGACTGCAGCGTCTCGGCGAGTCATCGCGAGAGAGTTTCGACGATGAAACACCATGACACCAGTACTCTCTGTTCTCGCGTGTGCGGGATCCTCCCGGAGCATCGGGATCCCGCCCAACAACAGCCGGGAGGGTCGCACCCACTCCGCCCGAACAACTTATATCCATTACAAGTGGAGGCAAAAAGCTTGATCACAGCGTGGTACGcacgcatgtatgtatgcgtCTCCATCAGCGGCTGAGGTCGAGGTGGACCTCCTTCGTCCTCAAACCCAGCCTGACCTCGACTTCATTCGTTGCCCTGGGGTGTGTGAGGCCCGACTGGTCACTCGGAGCATGACGGGAAGCGTGGTGCCCTATAAGcgagcccgagggcggcccATGCATGaagagctcgtcgtcgactgggCTGGGGGCGTCCATGACGATAACCACTGGCCAGCTTCTTCGTCTGGCTCCCTATCAGATGCCAGAAACGTCCTCAC
This sequence is a window from Purpureocillium takamizusanense chromosome 8, complete sequence. Protein-coding genes within it:
- a CDS encoding uncharacterized protein (COG:I~EggNog:ENOG503P5XB) is translated as MSPRTAFAARRRQARSSLEFRLLLLSAFLFCLVLSWCSSTYSQRSSIPRDPPPHTRIRTHPLPQAADRMRVQLADRSADQEVLVSPDSPTMALRLVTFNIRYATKPGERAGGERPWSVRCPRLGAQLRFITAGHESPFICLQEALHHQIGDVQDQLGPQWAHIGRGRGEGETDGEFSPVFYRADVWKCLRNETRWLSPTPEKPSRGWDAALNRIVTMGEFAHRETGTRAIVMSTHFDHMGVKARTNSAKLLIKFAREWAEAAHSPPSVVLVGGDFNSSPHEEAYQVMTARGSGMLDVADLVPEERRYGNHLTYTSFGEPSETPSRIDFLFIQDPHTARVDTFGVLSNSFDDQIRVSDHRAVVADFTIKAY
- a CDS encoding uncharacterized protein (EggNog:ENOG503P7TV); protein product: MPTQPEVWPHRDSWPPTLVRLGSSSSSKKRASSGPRRDDDEPRPLLEDIDDNPLTYFLTPPPPGITEDDDDMDVHMTADEDLDFDAGIEDAAHPREPVRSVSPSSLSGLRSNNSSSSNQLFKPRRTGSPDLDSDGLTTDEDDEDEDYIHFFSPGGPSRLAALRNIGIDGLRLRSQSPPVLSHTGGPSSPPRSGLFRPPLSSSTRPGRGLLSPAWSYPSPALPSPSLSLYASPSSSPPPLRGRSHVARPRFGQQRSASARARPGGRLWREPSPDVWSIEEETEEEMARSEGGGGDDAVKKTAAKPKKRVRFVLPDAE